A section of the Lepus europaeus isolate LE1 chromosome 19, mLepTim1.pri, whole genome shotgun sequence genome encodes:
- the LOC133747651 gene encoding galectin-10-like → MTEQQQVPYTRNVSLCIGSSVTIRGTPANSFRKDPQLQVDFHTGTNERSDIAFHLRVYFGHCVVMNSLRCGGWDCEVKSSHMPFMECKQFELRILVLHNEYQVMINGQHCYSFAHRVHPGSVRMMQVWRDVYLTSVDVC, encoded by the exons ATGACAGAGCAACAG CAGGTCCCATACACACGGAATGTGTCCTTGTGTATTGGTTCTTCAGTGACAATCAGAGGGACACCTGCCAACTCTTTCAG GAAGGACCCACAGTTGCAGGTGGATTTCCACACTGGCACTAATGAGAGGTCTGACATTGCCTTCCATTTACGAGTGTACTTTGGCCACTGTGTGGTCATGAACAGCCTTCGGTGTGGGGGCTGGGACTGTGAGGTGAAATCCTCCCACATGCCTTTCATGGAGTGCAAACAGTTTGAACTGCGCATCTTGGTGCTACACAATGAGTACCAGGTGA TGATCAACGGCCAGCACTGTTACAGCTTTGCCCACCGAGTCCACCCCGGGTCTGTGAGGATGATGCAGGTGTGGAGAGATGTCTACCTGACCTCAGTGGACGTCTGCTAG
- the LOC133748896 gene encoding placental protein 13-like: protein MAEQQVPYTRNVSLCIGSSVTIRGTPANSFRKDPQLQVDFHMGTNERSDIAFHLRVYFGHCVVMNSLRCGGWDCEVKYSHMPFVDGQQFELCILVLHNEYQVMINGQHCYSFAHRVHPGSVRMMQVWRDVYLTSVDIC, encoded by the exons ATGGCAGAGCAACAG GTCCCATACACACGGAATGTGTCCTTGTGTATTGGTTCTTCAGTGACAATCAGAGGGACACCTGCCAACTCTTTCAG GAAGGACCCACAGTTGCAGGTGGATTTCCACATGGGCACTAATGAGAGGTCTGACATCGCCTTCCATTTACGAGTGTACTTTGGCCACTGTGTGGTCATGAACAGCCTTCGGTGTGGGGGCTGGGACTGTGAGGTGAAATACTCCCATATGCCCTTCGTGGACGGCCAACAGTTTGAACTGTGCATCTTGGTGCTGCATAATGAGTACCAGGTGA TGATCAATGGCCAGCACTGTTACAGCTTTGCCCACCGAGTCCACCCCGGGTCTGTGAGGATGATGCAGGTGTGGAGAGATGTCTACCTGACCTCAGTGGACATCTGCTAG